In the genome of Takifugu rubripes chromosome 18, fTakRub1.2, whole genome shotgun sequence, one region contains:
- the grip1 gene encoding glutamate receptor-interacting protein 1 isoform X1, producing MERFMALLRLLGRRRRGRRYRADDDYQEGYEDVYYYTSKYNTHLLNEGPYSKHSAGSRTPDGALAIRRQSIPDEFRGCSVVELVKKEGTTLGLTVSGGIDKDGKPRVSNLRQGGIAARSDQLNVGDYIRAVNGINLAKFRHDEIISLLKNVGERVVLEVEYELPPVSVQGSGVIFKNVEVTLHREGNSFGFVIRGGAHEDRNKSRPIVITNIRPGGPADREGTIKPGDRLLSIDGIRLHGSTLAEAMSILKQCGQEATLLLEYDVSVMDSVATASGPLLVEVAKATGSSLGIALSTSMFCNKQVIVIDKVKPASIADRCGALHAGDHILSVDGKSMEFCSLAEATQLLSAACQTVRMEILPQHQARPALNAPQHVKVQRSPRTLPWETGGSAPVLPPYHYNTYHPDQSAARSHNRHPNNPSLSHSYSPGSMSAYSLSSLNMSTLPRNMYPTSPRGTLMKKKSKKKDFKSCSSLASSTVGLAGQVVHTETTEVMLLGDGIMGFGLQLQGGVFATETLSSPPLIAYIDPDSPAERCGILQIGDRILSINGVPTEDSTLEETNQLLRDSSITAQLTLEIEFDVAESVIPSSGTFHVKLPKKPGVELGITISSPSNRKPGDPLIISDIKKGSVAHRTGTLELGDKLLAIDNIRVENCSMEEAVQILQQCEELVKLKIQKDEDNSDEQEVSGSIIYTVELQRYGGPLGITISGTEEPFDPIIISSLTKGGLAERTGAIHVGDRILAINSSSLKGKPLSEAISLLQQAGETVTLKIKKQGELTSPKSCVIGQSLGPGAGHEHQDGREESVVTVPPLSSQRPFSTLPSVDSAVESWDGSNMDSSFTSPAPPFQSSPYSFHEWCNAKVTNSQSSSFTRPRANPLSDLGLGDDDWDRPPLGGVCNLPSGLISDSRFTVGHDGTEPDQEENFWSQALEDLETCGQSGILRELEESGQEMHLHTLATIMSGSSLSLNHDPTPPRSTLGRQASFQERSNSKPQVSARSNTLPSDPQRRAFAMRKMRQEVNDILNQNPVELHKLTLEKASDLEDFGFSVSDGLLDRGVYVSNIRPGGPAEQGGLQAYDRILQINHVRTRDFDCCLVVPLIAESPNRLELVISRNPASSPSLLTNHTEGTANNSHSPQSISCDLGPSELPIGHAEDGVPIKWSQPGDVLMVGQVTNKSL from the exons ATGAAGGCCCGTACAGCAAACACTCAGCCGGGTCCAGAACCCCAGATGGAGCCCTGGCCATCAGGAGGCAGAGTATACCAG ATGAGTTTCGGGGGTGTTCAGTGGTGGAGCTGGTGAAGAAGGAGGGTACGACACTGGGGCTGACGGTGTCCGGAGGCATTGACAAGGACGGGAAACCGCGAGTTTCAAACCTGCGGCAGGGAGGCATCGCAGCCAG GAGCGACCAGCTGAACGTGGGCGACTACATCCGCGCCGTGAACGGAATCAACCTGGCGAAGTTCAGGCACGACGAGATCATCAGCCTGCTGAAGAACGTGGGAGAACgagtggtcctggaggtggagtACGAGCTGCCACCTGTGT CCGTGCAAGGGTCAGGGGTCATATTCAAGAATGTCGAAGTCACGCTGCACAGAGAGGGAAACAGTTTTGGCTTCGTCATCAGAG gcgGCGCTCATGAAGACAGGAACAAGTCTCGTCCCATTGTCATTACAAACATTAGGCCGGGCGGTCCAGCTGACCG AGAAGGAACGATCAAGCCGGGTGATCGATTGTTGAGCATCGATGGGATCCGTCTCCATGGCAGCACGCTGGCAGAGGCGATGAGTATTCTGAAGCAGTGTGGGCAGGAAGCCACGCTGTTGCTCGAGTACGACGTTTCCGTCATGG ATTCGGTTGCCACGGCATCGGGGCCATTGTTGGTGGAGGTTGCCAAGGCGACAGGCTCCAGCCTGGGCATCGCTCTGTCTACATCCATGTTCTGCAACAAACAGGTGATTGTCATCGACAAGGTGAAACCAGCCAGCATCGCAGACAG gtgtGGTGCTCTTCATGCTGGAGATCATATCCTCTCCGTTGATGGGAAGTCAATGGAGTTTTGCTCACTGGCTGAAGCCACTCAGCTGCTGTCGGCCGCCTGTCAGACAGTGCGCATGGAGATCCTGCCCCAGCACCAGGCCCGACCAGCGTTGAACGCACCACAGCATG TCAAGGTACAGCGTAGTCCCCGGACCCTCCCCTGGGAGACCGGAGGCTCCGcgcctgtcctccccccctaCCACTACAACACGTACCACCCTGACCAATCAGCTGCCAGATCGCACAACCGCCATCCCAACAACCCTT cgCTCAGCCACTCATACTCTCCTGGCTCCATGTCAGCCTATAGTCTCTCCTCCCTCAACATGAGCACACTGCCCAGGAACATGTATCCCACAAGTCCACGAGGCacactgatgaagaagaagtccaagaagaaggacttcAAAAGTTGCT CGTCTCTTGCCTCCTCCACTGTGGGTCTTGCCGGTCAGGTTGTTCACACTGAGACCACCGAAGTGATGTTGCTGGGTGACGGCATCATGGGGTTcggcctgcagctgcaggggggAGTTTTTGCCACGGAAACTCTCTCCTCACCGCCGCTCATCGCATATATCGATCCCGACAGCCCCGCTGAGCG gtgtGGAATCCTGCAGATTGGTGACAGGATTCTGTCAATAAATGGAGTTCCTACTGAAGATTCAACTCTGGAAGAAACCAATCAGCTGCTCAGAGACTCGTCCATCACAGCCCAGCTCACACTTGAGATTGAATTCGATGtggcag AATCAGTCATCCCCAGTTCTGGGACGTTTCATGTAAAGCTTCCAAAGAAACCAGGAGTGGAGCTGGGAATCACAATCAGCT CTCCATCTAACAGGAAACCAGGTGATCCACTGATCATCTCTGACATCAAAAAAGGCAGCGTGGCTCACAG GACGGGAACGTTGGAActgggggacaagctgctgGCCATCGATAACATCCGTGTGGAAAACTGCTCCATGGAGGAGGCCGTTCAGATCCTGCAGCAGTGTGAGGAGCTGGTGAAACTCAAGATCCAAAAAGATGAAGACAACTCAG ATGAACAGGAAGTATCAGGCAGCATCATCTATactgtggagctgcagaggtaTGGAGGCCCACTGGGAATCACCATCTCAGGCACCGAGGAGCCCTTTGACCCCATCATCATCTCATCGCTGACCAAGGGGGGGCTGGCAGAgag GACTGGTGCCATCCACGTGGGTGATCGTATCTTAgccatcaacagcagcagcctgaagggGAAACCTCTGAGCGAAGCCATCAGTCTGCTGCAGCAGGCGGGCGAGACAGTCACCCTGAAGATCAAGAAGCAGGGAGAAC TGACCAGTCCAAAGTCCTGTGTGATTGGACAAAGCCTAGGCCCAGGCGCGGGGCACGAGCACCAGGATGGGAGGGAGGAGTCTGTCGTCACAGTCCCGCCTCTCTCCAGCCAGAGACCCTTCAGCACGCTGCCGTCGGTGGACAGCGCCGTGGAATCGTGGGACGGATCCAACAtggacagcagcttcaccagcCCGG ctccaCCCTTTCAGTCATCTCCATACAGTTTCCATGAGTGGTGCAACGCCAAGGTGACCAACAGCCAATCATCTTCTTTCACTCGCCCGAGAGCCAATCCCCTATCGGACCTGGGACTGGGTGATGATGACTGGGACCGCCCCCCGCTCGGAGG AGTCTGTAACCTCCCCAGCGGTTTAATCTCTGACAGCAG GTTCACTGTGGGACACGATGGGACAGAACCAGACCAGGAGGAGAACTTCTGGTCTCAGGCTCTGGAGGACTTGGAAACGTGCGGCCAGAGCGGCATCCTCAGGGAGCTGGAG GAGTCTGGACAGGAAATGCACCTCCACACTCTG GCAACCATTATGTCAGGTTCCAGCCTCAGTCTGAACCAcgaccccacccccccacgcaGCACACTGGGCCGACAGGCGAGCTTCCAGGAACGTAGCAACTCCAAACCGCAG GTGTCGGCGCGTTCCAACACCTTACCATCTGATCCTCAACGTCGTGCATTCGccatgaggaagatgaggcaGGAAGTCAATGACATCCTGAACCAGAACCCCGTGGAGCTCCACAAG ctgacTCTAGAGAAGGCCTCAGATCTGGAAGACTTTGGTTTTAGTGTCTCTGATGGTTTGTTGGATCGCGGTGTCTATGTTAGCAACATCCGTCCAGGAGGCCCAGCGGAGCAGGGTGGCCTCCAAGCCTACGACCGAATATTGCAG ATTAACCACGTCCGGACCAGAGACTTTGACTGCTGCCTTGTGGTTCCACTGATCGCAGAGTCTCCAAACCGCCTGGAGCTTGTCATCAGCCGAAACCCcgcctcctccccttccctgcTGACCAATCACACTGAAGGCACCGCCAACAACAGCCACTCCCCCCAGTCAATCAGCTGTGACCTCGGACCGTCTGAGCTCCCTATTGGACATGCAGAAGATGGCGTTCCAATCAAGTGGAGCCAACCTGGAGATGTGCTGATGGTGGGTCAGGTGACAAATAAGTCCTTATAG
- the grip1 gene encoding glutamate receptor-interacting protein 1 isoform X2, translating into MERFMALLRLLGRRRRGRRYRADDDYQEGYEDVYYYTSKYNTHLLNEGPYSKHSAGSRTPDGALAIRRQSIPDEFRGCSVVELVKKEGTTLGLTVSGGIDKDGKPRVSNLRQGGIAARSDQLNVGDYIRAVNGINLAKFRHDEIISLLKNVGERVVLEVEYELPPVSVQGSGVIFKNVEVTLHREGNSFGFVIRGGAHEDRNKSRPIVITNIRPGGPADREGTIKPGDRLLSIDGIRLHGSTLAEAMSILKQCGQEATLLLEYDVSVMDSVATASGPLLVEVAKATGSSLGIALSTSMFCNKQVIVIDKVKPASIADRCGALHAGDHILSVDGKSMEFCSLAEATQLLSAACQTVRMEILPQHQARPALNAPQHVKVQRSPRTLPWETGGSAPVLPPYHYNTYHPDQSAARSHNRHPNNPSLSHSYSPGSMSAYSLSSLNMSTLPRNMYPTSPRGTLMKKKSKKKDFKSCSSLASSTVGLAGQVVHTETTEVMLLGDGIMGFGLQLQGGVFATETLSSPPLIAYIDPDSPAERCGILQIGDRILSINGVPTEDSTLEETNQLLRDSSITAQLTLEIEFDVAESVIPSSGTFHVKLPKKPGVELGITISSPSNRKPGDPLIISDIKKGSVAHRTGTLELGDKLLAIDNIRVENCSMEEAVQILQQCEELVKLKIQKDEDNSDEQEVSGSIIYTVELQRYGGPLGITISGTEEPFDPIIISSLTKGGLAERTGAIHVGDRILAINSSSLKGKPLSEAISLLQQAGETVTLKIKKQGELTSPKSCVIGQSLGPGAGHEHQDGREESVVTVPPLSSQRPFSTLPSVDSAVESWDGSNMDSSFTSPAPPFQSSPYSFHEWCNAKVTNSQSSSFTRPRANPLSDLGLGDDDWDRPPLGGVCNLPSGLISDSRFTVGHDGTEPDQEENFWSQALEDLETCGQSGILRELEATIMSGSSLSLNHDPTPPRSTLGRQASFQERSNSKPQVSARSNTLPSDPQRRAFAMRKMRQEVNDILNQNPVELHKLTLEKASDLEDFGFSVSDGLLDRGVYVSNIRPGGPAEQGGLQAYDRILQINHVRTRDFDCCLVVPLIAESPNRLELVISRNPASSPSLLTNHTEGTANNSHSPQSISCDLGPSELPIGHAEDGVPIKWSQPGDVLMVGQVTNKSL; encoded by the exons ATGAAGGCCCGTACAGCAAACACTCAGCCGGGTCCAGAACCCCAGATGGAGCCCTGGCCATCAGGAGGCAGAGTATACCAG ATGAGTTTCGGGGGTGTTCAGTGGTGGAGCTGGTGAAGAAGGAGGGTACGACACTGGGGCTGACGGTGTCCGGAGGCATTGACAAGGACGGGAAACCGCGAGTTTCAAACCTGCGGCAGGGAGGCATCGCAGCCAG GAGCGACCAGCTGAACGTGGGCGACTACATCCGCGCCGTGAACGGAATCAACCTGGCGAAGTTCAGGCACGACGAGATCATCAGCCTGCTGAAGAACGTGGGAGAACgagtggtcctggaggtggagtACGAGCTGCCACCTGTGT CCGTGCAAGGGTCAGGGGTCATATTCAAGAATGTCGAAGTCACGCTGCACAGAGAGGGAAACAGTTTTGGCTTCGTCATCAGAG gcgGCGCTCATGAAGACAGGAACAAGTCTCGTCCCATTGTCATTACAAACATTAGGCCGGGCGGTCCAGCTGACCG AGAAGGAACGATCAAGCCGGGTGATCGATTGTTGAGCATCGATGGGATCCGTCTCCATGGCAGCACGCTGGCAGAGGCGATGAGTATTCTGAAGCAGTGTGGGCAGGAAGCCACGCTGTTGCTCGAGTACGACGTTTCCGTCATGG ATTCGGTTGCCACGGCATCGGGGCCATTGTTGGTGGAGGTTGCCAAGGCGACAGGCTCCAGCCTGGGCATCGCTCTGTCTACATCCATGTTCTGCAACAAACAGGTGATTGTCATCGACAAGGTGAAACCAGCCAGCATCGCAGACAG gtgtGGTGCTCTTCATGCTGGAGATCATATCCTCTCCGTTGATGGGAAGTCAATGGAGTTTTGCTCACTGGCTGAAGCCACTCAGCTGCTGTCGGCCGCCTGTCAGACAGTGCGCATGGAGATCCTGCCCCAGCACCAGGCCCGACCAGCGTTGAACGCACCACAGCATG TCAAGGTACAGCGTAGTCCCCGGACCCTCCCCTGGGAGACCGGAGGCTCCGcgcctgtcctccccccctaCCACTACAACACGTACCACCCTGACCAATCAGCTGCCAGATCGCACAACCGCCATCCCAACAACCCTT cgCTCAGCCACTCATACTCTCCTGGCTCCATGTCAGCCTATAGTCTCTCCTCCCTCAACATGAGCACACTGCCCAGGAACATGTATCCCACAAGTCCACGAGGCacactgatgaagaagaagtccaagaagaaggacttcAAAAGTTGCT CGTCTCTTGCCTCCTCCACTGTGGGTCTTGCCGGTCAGGTTGTTCACACTGAGACCACCGAAGTGATGTTGCTGGGTGACGGCATCATGGGGTTcggcctgcagctgcaggggggAGTTTTTGCCACGGAAACTCTCTCCTCACCGCCGCTCATCGCATATATCGATCCCGACAGCCCCGCTGAGCG gtgtGGAATCCTGCAGATTGGTGACAGGATTCTGTCAATAAATGGAGTTCCTACTGAAGATTCAACTCTGGAAGAAACCAATCAGCTGCTCAGAGACTCGTCCATCACAGCCCAGCTCACACTTGAGATTGAATTCGATGtggcag AATCAGTCATCCCCAGTTCTGGGACGTTTCATGTAAAGCTTCCAAAGAAACCAGGAGTGGAGCTGGGAATCACAATCAGCT CTCCATCTAACAGGAAACCAGGTGATCCACTGATCATCTCTGACATCAAAAAAGGCAGCGTGGCTCACAG GACGGGAACGTTGGAActgggggacaagctgctgGCCATCGATAACATCCGTGTGGAAAACTGCTCCATGGAGGAGGCCGTTCAGATCCTGCAGCAGTGTGAGGAGCTGGTGAAACTCAAGATCCAAAAAGATGAAGACAACTCAG ATGAACAGGAAGTATCAGGCAGCATCATCTATactgtggagctgcagaggtaTGGAGGCCCACTGGGAATCACCATCTCAGGCACCGAGGAGCCCTTTGACCCCATCATCATCTCATCGCTGACCAAGGGGGGGCTGGCAGAgag GACTGGTGCCATCCACGTGGGTGATCGTATCTTAgccatcaacagcagcagcctgaagggGAAACCTCTGAGCGAAGCCATCAGTCTGCTGCAGCAGGCGGGCGAGACAGTCACCCTGAAGATCAAGAAGCAGGGAGAAC TGACCAGTCCAAAGTCCTGTGTGATTGGACAAAGCCTAGGCCCAGGCGCGGGGCACGAGCACCAGGATGGGAGGGAGGAGTCTGTCGTCACAGTCCCGCCTCTCTCCAGCCAGAGACCCTTCAGCACGCTGCCGTCGGTGGACAGCGCCGTGGAATCGTGGGACGGATCCAACAtggacagcagcttcaccagcCCGG ctccaCCCTTTCAGTCATCTCCATACAGTTTCCATGAGTGGTGCAACGCCAAGGTGACCAACAGCCAATCATCTTCTTTCACTCGCCCGAGAGCCAATCCCCTATCGGACCTGGGACTGGGTGATGATGACTGGGACCGCCCCCCGCTCGGAGG AGTCTGTAACCTCCCCAGCGGTTTAATCTCTGACAGCAG GTTCACTGTGGGACACGATGGGACAGAACCAGACCAGGAGGAGAACTTCTGGTCTCAGGCTCTGGAGGACTTGGAAACGTGCGGCCAGAGCGGCATCCTCAGGGAGCTGGAG GCAACCATTATGTCAGGTTCCAGCCTCAGTCTGAACCAcgaccccacccccccacgcaGCACACTGGGCCGACAGGCGAGCTTCCAGGAACGTAGCAACTCCAAACCGCAG GTGTCGGCGCGTTCCAACACCTTACCATCTGATCCTCAACGTCGTGCATTCGccatgaggaagatgaggcaGGAAGTCAATGACATCCTGAACCAGAACCCCGTGGAGCTCCACAAG ctgacTCTAGAGAAGGCCTCAGATCTGGAAGACTTTGGTTTTAGTGTCTCTGATGGTTTGTTGGATCGCGGTGTCTATGTTAGCAACATCCGTCCAGGAGGCCCAGCGGAGCAGGGTGGCCTCCAAGCCTACGACCGAATATTGCAG ATTAACCACGTCCGGACCAGAGACTTTGACTGCTGCCTTGTGGTTCCACTGATCGCAGAGTCTCCAAACCGCCTGGAGCTTGTCATCAGCCGAAACCCcgcctcctccccttccctgcTGACCAATCACACTGAAGGCACCGCCAACAACAGCCACTCCCCCCAGTCAATCAGCTGTGACCTCGGACCGTCTGAGCTCCCTATTGGACATGCAGAAGATGGCGTTCCAATCAAGTGGAGCCAACCTGGAGATGTGCTGATGGTGGGTCAGGTGACAAATAAGTCCTTATAG
- the grip1 gene encoding glutamate receptor-interacting protein 1 isoform X3: MERFMALLRLLGRRRRGRRYRADDDYQEGYEDVYYYTSKYNTHLLNEGPYSKHSAGSRTPDGALAIRRQSIPDEFRGCSVVELVKKEGTTLGLTVSGGIDKDGKPRVSNLRQGGIAARSDQLNVGDYIRAVNGINLAKFRHDEIISLLKNVGERVVLEVEYELPPVSVQGSGVIFKNVEVTLHREGNSFGFVIRGGAHEDRNKSRPIVITNIRPGGPADREGTIKPGDRLLSIDGIRLHGSTLAEAMSILKQCGQEATLLLEYDVSVMDSVATASGPLLVEVAKATGSSLGIALSTSMFCNKQVIVIDKVKPASIADRCGALHAGDHILSVDGKSMEFCSLAEATQLLSAACQTVRMEILPQHQARPALNAPQHVKVQRSPRTLPWETGGSAPVLPPYHYNTYHPDQSAARSHNRHPNNPSLSHSYSPGSMSAYSLSSLNMSTLPRNMYPTSPRGTLMKKKSKKKDFKSCSSLASSTVGLAGQVVHTETTEVMLLGDGIMGFGLQLQGGVFATETLSSPPLIAYIDPDSPAERCGILQIGDRILSINGVPTEDSTLEETNQLLRDSSITAQLTLEIEFDVAESVIPSSGTFHVKLPKKPGVELGITISSPSNRKPGDPLIISDIKKGSVAHRTGTLELGDKLLAIDNIRVENCSMEEAVQILQQCEELVKLKIQKDEDNSDEQEVSGSIIYTVELQRYGGPLGITISGTEEPFDPIIISSLTKGGLAERTGAIHVGDRILAINSSSLKGKPLSEAISLLQQAGETVTLKIKKQGELTSPKSCVIGQSLGPGAGHEHQDGREESVVTVPPLSSQRPFSTLPSVDSAVESWDGSNMDSSFTSPAPPFQSSPYSFHEWCNAKVTNSQSSSFTRPRANPLSDLGLGDDDWDRPPLGGFTVGHDGTEPDQEENFWSQALEDLETCGQSGILRELEESGQEMHLHTLATIMSGSSLSLNHDPTPPRSTLGRQASFQERSNSKPQVSARSNTLPSDPQRRAFAMRKMRQEVNDILNQNPVELHKLTLEKASDLEDFGFSVSDGLLDRGVYVSNIRPGGPAEQGGLQAYDRILQINHVRTRDFDCCLVVPLIAESPNRLELVISRNPASSPSLLTNHTEGTANNSHSPQSISCDLGPSELPIGHAEDGVPIKWSQPGDVLMVGQVTNKSL, from the exons ATGAAGGCCCGTACAGCAAACACTCAGCCGGGTCCAGAACCCCAGATGGAGCCCTGGCCATCAGGAGGCAGAGTATACCAG ATGAGTTTCGGGGGTGTTCAGTGGTGGAGCTGGTGAAGAAGGAGGGTACGACACTGGGGCTGACGGTGTCCGGAGGCATTGACAAGGACGGGAAACCGCGAGTTTCAAACCTGCGGCAGGGAGGCATCGCAGCCAG GAGCGACCAGCTGAACGTGGGCGACTACATCCGCGCCGTGAACGGAATCAACCTGGCGAAGTTCAGGCACGACGAGATCATCAGCCTGCTGAAGAACGTGGGAGAACgagtggtcctggaggtggagtACGAGCTGCCACCTGTGT CCGTGCAAGGGTCAGGGGTCATATTCAAGAATGTCGAAGTCACGCTGCACAGAGAGGGAAACAGTTTTGGCTTCGTCATCAGAG gcgGCGCTCATGAAGACAGGAACAAGTCTCGTCCCATTGTCATTACAAACATTAGGCCGGGCGGTCCAGCTGACCG AGAAGGAACGATCAAGCCGGGTGATCGATTGTTGAGCATCGATGGGATCCGTCTCCATGGCAGCACGCTGGCAGAGGCGATGAGTATTCTGAAGCAGTGTGGGCAGGAAGCCACGCTGTTGCTCGAGTACGACGTTTCCGTCATGG ATTCGGTTGCCACGGCATCGGGGCCATTGTTGGTGGAGGTTGCCAAGGCGACAGGCTCCAGCCTGGGCATCGCTCTGTCTACATCCATGTTCTGCAACAAACAGGTGATTGTCATCGACAAGGTGAAACCAGCCAGCATCGCAGACAG gtgtGGTGCTCTTCATGCTGGAGATCATATCCTCTCCGTTGATGGGAAGTCAATGGAGTTTTGCTCACTGGCTGAAGCCACTCAGCTGCTGTCGGCCGCCTGTCAGACAGTGCGCATGGAGATCCTGCCCCAGCACCAGGCCCGACCAGCGTTGAACGCACCACAGCATG TCAAGGTACAGCGTAGTCCCCGGACCCTCCCCTGGGAGACCGGAGGCTCCGcgcctgtcctccccccctaCCACTACAACACGTACCACCCTGACCAATCAGCTGCCAGATCGCACAACCGCCATCCCAACAACCCTT cgCTCAGCCACTCATACTCTCCTGGCTCCATGTCAGCCTATAGTCTCTCCTCCCTCAACATGAGCACACTGCCCAGGAACATGTATCCCACAAGTCCACGAGGCacactgatgaagaagaagtccaagaagaaggacttcAAAAGTTGCT CGTCTCTTGCCTCCTCCACTGTGGGTCTTGCCGGTCAGGTTGTTCACACTGAGACCACCGAAGTGATGTTGCTGGGTGACGGCATCATGGGGTTcggcctgcagctgcaggggggAGTTTTTGCCACGGAAACTCTCTCCTCACCGCCGCTCATCGCATATATCGATCCCGACAGCCCCGCTGAGCG gtgtGGAATCCTGCAGATTGGTGACAGGATTCTGTCAATAAATGGAGTTCCTACTGAAGATTCAACTCTGGAAGAAACCAATCAGCTGCTCAGAGACTCGTCCATCACAGCCCAGCTCACACTTGAGATTGAATTCGATGtggcag AATCAGTCATCCCCAGTTCTGGGACGTTTCATGTAAAGCTTCCAAAGAAACCAGGAGTGGAGCTGGGAATCACAATCAGCT CTCCATCTAACAGGAAACCAGGTGATCCACTGATCATCTCTGACATCAAAAAAGGCAGCGTGGCTCACAG GACGGGAACGTTGGAActgggggacaagctgctgGCCATCGATAACATCCGTGTGGAAAACTGCTCCATGGAGGAGGCCGTTCAGATCCTGCAGCAGTGTGAGGAGCTGGTGAAACTCAAGATCCAAAAAGATGAAGACAACTCAG ATGAACAGGAAGTATCAGGCAGCATCATCTATactgtggagctgcagaggtaTGGAGGCCCACTGGGAATCACCATCTCAGGCACCGAGGAGCCCTTTGACCCCATCATCATCTCATCGCTGACCAAGGGGGGGCTGGCAGAgag GACTGGTGCCATCCACGTGGGTGATCGTATCTTAgccatcaacagcagcagcctgaagggGAAACCTCTGAGCGAAGCCATCAGTCTGCTGCAGCAGGCGGGCGAGACAGTCACCCTGAAGATCAAGAAGCAGGGAGAAC TGACCAGTCCAAAGTCCTGTGTGATTGGACAAAGCCTAGGCCCAGGCGCGGGGCACGAGCACCAGGATGGGAGGGAGGAGTCTGTCGTCACAGTCCCGCCTCTCTCCAGCCAGAGACCCTTCAGCACGCTGCCGTCGGTGGACAGCGCCGTGGAATCGTGGGACGGATCCAACAtggacagcagcttcaccagcCCGG ctccaCCCTTTCAGTCATCTCCATACAGTTTCCATGAGTGGTGCAACGCCAAGGTGACCAACAGCCAATCATCTTCTTTCACTCGCCCGAGAGCCAATCCCCTATCGGACCTGGGACTGGGTGATGATGACTGGGACCGCCCCCCGCTCGGAGG GTTCACTGTGGGACACGATGGGACAGAACCAGACCAGGAGGAGAACTTCTGGTCTCAGGCTCTGGAGGACTTGGAAACGTGCGGCCAGAGCGGCATCCTCAGGGAGCTGGAG GAGTCTGGACAGGAAATGCACCTCCACACTCTG GCAACCATTATGTCAGGTTCCAGCCTCAGTCTGAACCAcgaccccacccccccacgcaGCACACTGGGCCGACAGGCGAGCTTCCAGGAACGTAGCAACTCCAAACCGCAG GTGTCGGCGCGTTCCAACACCTTACCATCTGATCCTCAACGTCGTGCATTCGccatgaggaagatgaggcaGGAAGTCAATGACATCCTGAACCAGAACCCCGTGGAGCTCCACAAG ctgacTCTAGAGAAGGCCTCAGATCTGGAAGACTTTGGTTTTAGTGTCTCTGATGGTTTGTTGGATCGCGGTGTCTATGTTAGCAACATCCGTCCAGGAGGCCCAGCGGAGCAGGGTGGCCTCCAAGCCTACGACCGAATATTGCAG ATTAACCACGTCCGGACCAGAGACTTTGACTGCTGCCTTGTGGTTCCACTGATCGCAGAGTCTCCAAACCGCCTGGAGCTTGTCATCAGCCGAAACCCcgcctcctccccttccctgcTGACCAATCACACTGAAGGCACCGCCAACAACAGCCACTCCCCCCAGTCAATCAGCTGTGACCTCGGACCGTCTGAGCTCCCTATTGGACATGCAGAAGATGGCGTTCCAATCAAGTGGAGCCAACCTGGAGATGTGCTGATGGTGGGTCAGGTGACAAATAAGTCCTTATAG